One segment of Bacteroidales bacterium DNA contains the following:
- a CDS encoding M23 family metallopeptidase has product MEKHKDKKRLEKLRYKYRLVLMNEDNFEQKISLRLSQLNVIGIVSVFSLFWIGIMIYILAFTSVREYIPGYTDPHLASQVYKMELALDSLEHRYTLQNRYMSNIQRILRGEDFGNNENQGQPEIYDYSNIKNTTSVEDSILRAEVESQSAYNLYFYDAQAVDYDRNITDKGLMVFFKPINGIITNHFNAALKHFAIDLVSERNDAVKSVYDGIVIFSDWTINTGYVIAIQHPNNFISVYKHNSALLKQQGDIVKSGDPIAIIGDSGEQSSGPHLHFELWANGSPVNPLDYISF; this is encoded by the coding sequence ATGGAAAAACATAAAGACAAAAAACGATTAGAGAAACTCAGGTATAAGTACCGCTTAGTTTTGATGAATGAAGATAATTTTGAGCAAAAAATTAGTCTTCGTTTATCGCAACTCAATGTTATAGGTATCGTAAGTGTTTTTTCTTTGTTCTGGATTGGTATTATGATTTACATTTTAGCCTTTACTTCTGTACGTGAGTACATCCCTGGCTATACCGATCCGCATTTAGCCTCTCAGGTTTATAAAATGGAACTTGCTTTAGACTCCTTAGAACACAGATATACGTTACAAAATCGCTATATGTCTAATATTCAGCGTATTTTAAGAGGCGAGGATTTTGGGAATAATGAAAATCAGGGTCAGCCAGAAATTTACGATTATAGTAATATTAAAAATACTACTTCTGTTGAGGACTCTATTTTACGAGCTGAAGTAGAAAGTCAAAGTGCGTATAATCTTTATTTTTACGATGCGCAAGCTGTTGATTATGATCGTAATATTACAGATAAAGGATTAATGGTTTTTTTTAAACCCATTAATGGGATTATTACTAATCATTTTAATGCTGCATTAAAACATTTTGCTATTGATTTGGTTTCTGAGAGAAATGATGCCGTAAAATCAGTTTATGACGGAATAGTGATTTTTTCCGATTGGACAATTAATACGGGATATGTTATTGCTATTCAGCATCCCAATAATTTTATTTCTGTTTATAAACACAATTCTGCCCTTTTAAAGCAGCAAGGCGATATTGTTAAATCGGGCGATCCAATTGCAATTATTGGCGATAGTGGAGAGCAGAGTAGTGGCCCTCATTTACATTTTGAATTATGGGCAAATGGCTCTCCGGTAAATCCTCTTGATTATATTTCTTTTTAA
- a CDS encoding glutaminase, translated as MDYSQILQQVYTESQAFASKGSIANYIPELSNVNPDKFGIFLQTKDGDSFELGDSQERFSIQSISKVFTLSMAFSLLGEKIWKRVGVEPSGSPFNSIVQLEYENGIPRNPFINAGALVIADILLSHLENPKEELLDFVYNLTGDKTINFDPKVAQSEKETGHHNASLVHLLKAHGNIQNSCEDVLDFYYHQCSISMSCKQLAQAISPYASLTNSFHFSSVQLSKSQVKRINAIMLSCGFYDESGEFAFTVGLPGKSGVGGGIIAFQPNKYTIAVWSPRLNKKGNSARGMKALEIFTTKSGQSIF; from the coding sequence ATGGATTACAGCCAAATTCTCCAACAAGTTTATACAGAAAGCCAAGCCTTTGCTTCAAAAGGAAGTATAGCTAATTATATTCCTGAATTATCAAATGTCAATCCCGATAAATTTGGTATTTTTCTCCAGACGAAAGATGGTGATAGTTTTGAATTAGGCGATAGCCAAGAGCGTTTTTCTATTCAGAGCATTTCAAAAGTTTTTACTTTATCGATGGCGTTTTCTCTTTTGGGTGAGAAAATATGGAAGCGTGTTGGTGTTGAGCCTTCGGGTAGCCCTTTTAATTCTATTGTTCAGCTTGAATATGAGAATGGGATACCTCGTAATCCTTTTATAAATGCCGGTGCTTTAGTTATTGCCGACATTTTACTGTCGCATTTAGAAAATCCTAAAGAAGAACTTCTTGATTTTGTATACAATTTAACAGGAGATAAAACAATAAATTTTGATCCTAAAGTGGCACAATCAGAAAAAGAAACCGGACATCATAATGCCTCTTTAGTACATTTGCTTAAAGCTCATGGTAATATCCAAAATTCTTGCGAAGATGTACTCGATTTCTATTATCACCAATGTTCAATTAGTATGAGCTGCAAACAATTGGCACAAGCTATTTCGCCTTATGCGTCCCTTACAAACTCATTCCACTTTTCGTCGGTGCAATTAAGTAAAAGTCAGGTAAAACGCATAAATGCTATTATGCTTTCGTGCGGTTTTTATGATGAATCCGGCGAATTTGCTTTTACAGTAGGCCTTCCCGGGAAGAGTGGTGTTGGTGGTGGTATTATCGCTTTTCAACCTAATAAATATACAATTGCCGTTTGGAGTCCGCGACTAAATAAAAAAGGGAATTCGGCTCGTGGAATGAAAGCATTAGAAATCTTCACAACAAAAAGCGGGCAATCAATATTTTAA